A DNA window from Burkholderia sp. HI2500 contains the following coding sequences:
- the tmk gene encoding dTMP kinase, with the protein MASGKFITFEGIDGAGKTTHLQWFCERLQGKLAAAGRQVVVTREPGGTQLGEKLREILLNQPMDLETEALLMFAARREHLALVIEPALARGDWVVSDRFTDATFAYQGGGRGLPRDKLETLERWVQGGFQPDLTVLFDVAPQVASERRGAARMPDKFESESDAFFSRTRSEYLRRAEEAPHRFAIVDATQTIPEIRQQLERVLAAL; encoded by the coding sequence ATGGCGAGCGGTAAATTCATCACGTTCGAAGGCATCGACGGGGCGGGGAAGACCACCCACCTGCAATGGTTCTGCGAACGCCTCCAGGGCAAGCTGGCCGCGGCCGGCCGGCAAGTCGTCGTCACCCGCGAGCCGGGCGGCACGCAGCTCGGCGAGAAACTGCGCGAGATCCTGCTGAACCAGCCGATGGATCTCGAGACGGAAGCGCTGCTGATGTTCGCCGCGCGCCGCGAGCATCTCGCGCTCGTGATCGAGCCGGCGCTCGCGCGCGGCGACTGGGTCGTATCCGATCGCTTCACCGATGCGACGTTCGCGTACCAGGGCGGCGGCCGCGGGCTGCCGCGCGACAAGCTCGAGACGCTCGAGCGCTGGGTGCAGGGCGGGTTCCAGCCCGACCTGACGGTGCTGTTCGACGTCGCGCCGCAGGTGGCGAGCGAGCGCCGCGGCGCCGCGCGCATGCCCGACAAGTTCGAGAGCGAATCCGACGCGTTCTTCTCGCGCACGCGCAGCGAGTACCTGCGGCGCGCGGAAGAAGCGCCGCACCGCTTCGCGATCGTCGACGCGACGCAGACGATTCCCGAGATCCGCCAGCAGCTCGAACGCGTGCTCGCCGCGCTGTAA
- the mltG gene encoding endolytic transglycosylase MltG encodes MSLLKKCAATIVALAVVVAAAGAGGGYYWATRPLLLGSASLDVTIKPRSSVKSVALQLKRGGVPVAPLGFVAMTRVLGLSSRLKSGNYEFKTGITPYEVLQKIARGDVNEYVATVIEGWTFKRMRAELDSNPDLAHATASMSDAELLRAIGAPDSAVQRGSGEGLFFPDTYLFDKGTSDLNIYRRAYHLMQTRLDEAWAARVPGLPYKTPYEALTIASIIEKETGHAADRAFVAAVFANRLRIGMPLQTDPSVIYGLGDAYDGRLRKRDLQADTPYNTYTRRGLPPTPIALPGVAALQAAINPAPTSALYFVAKGDGTSVFSDTLGDHNKAVDKYIRGQ; translated from the coding sequence ATGTCCCTACTGAAGAAATGCGCCGCGACGATCGTGGCGCTGGCCGTCGTCGTGGCCGCTGCCGGCGCGGGCGGCGGGTATTACTGGGCAACCCGGCCGCTGCTGCTGGGTTCGGCATCGCTCGACGTCACGATCAAGCCGCGCAGCAGCGTGAAGAGCGTCGCGCTGCAGTTGAAGCGTGGCGGCGTGCCGGTCGCGCCGCTCGGCTTCGTCGCGATGACGCGCGTGCTCGGGCTGTCGAGCCGGCTCAAGTCCGGCAACTACGAATTCAAGACCGGCATCACGCCTTACGAGGTGCTGCAGAAGATCGCGCGCGGCGACGTGAACGAGTACGTCGCAACGGTCATCGAAGGCTGGACCTTCAAGCGGATGCGCGCGGAACTCGACTCGAACCCCGATCTTGCGCACGCGACGGCCAGCATGAGCGACGCCGAGCTGCTGCGCGCGATCGGCGCGCCGGACAGCGCGGTGCAGCGCGGCAGCGGCGAGGGGCTGTTCTTCCCCGACACCTATCTGTTCGACAAGGGCACGAGCGACCTGAACATCTACCGGCGCGCGTACCATCTGATGCAGACGCGTCTCGACGAGGCCTGGGCCGCGCGCGTGCCGGGCCTGCCGTACAAGACGCCTTACGAAGCGCTGACGATCGCGTCGATCATCGAAAAGGAAACGGGCCATGCGGCCGACCGCGCGTTCGTCGCGGCCGTGTTCGCGAACCGGCTGCGCATCGGCATGCCGCTGCAGACCGATCCGTCGGTGATCTACGGGCTCGGCGATGCGTACGACGGCCGCCTGCGCAAGCGCGACCTGCAGGCCGACACTCCTTACAATACCTACACCCGACGCGGGCTGCCGCCGACGCCGATCGCGTTGCCGGGCGTGGCCGCGCTGCAGGCGGCGATCAACCCGGCACCGACGAGCGCGCTCTATTTCGTCGCGAAAGGCGATGGCACGAGCGTGTTCTCGGACACGCTCGGCGACCACAACAAGGCCGTGGACAAGTACATACGAGGTCAATAA